GGAGACCGGCGATCCGGCCAAGCAGGTCCGGTGCATCTACGTGGCGATCGGCCAGAAGGGCTCGACGATCGCGCAGGTCCGCACCACGCTGGAGGAGAACGGCGCGCTCGAGTACACGACGATCGTCGCCGCTCCCGCGTCCGACCCTGCGGGCTACAAGTACATCGCCCCGTACACCGGCTCCTCGATCGGGCAGCACTGGATGTACGAGGGCAAGCACGTCCTGATCATCTTCGACGACCTCACCAAGCAGGCCGAGGCGTACCGCGCCGTGTCGTTGCTGCTGCGCCGCCCGCCGGGCCGCGAGGCCTACCCGGGCGACGTGTTCTACCTGCACTCGCGCCTGCTCGAGCGCTGCGCGAAGCTGTCGGACGAGCTCGGTGCCGGCTCGATGACCGGCCTGCCGATCATCGAGACGAAGGCCAACGACATCTCGGCCTACATCCCGACGAACGTCATCTCCATCACCGACGGTCAGCTGTTCTTGCAGTCCGACCTGTTCAACCAGGGTCAGCGACCCGCGATCGACGTCGGCAACTCGGTCTCCCGCGTCGGTGGCTCCGCCCAGGTCAAGGCGATGCGGAAGGTCAGCGGCCGGTTGAAGATCGACCTCGCGCAGTTCCGCGAGCTCGAGGCGTTCGCGCAGTTCGGGTCCGGCCTCGACGCCGCGTCGATGGCGCAGCTCGCGCGCGGTGAGCGGCAGATGGAGCTGCTGAAGCAGCCGCAGTACACGCCGTACCCGGTCGAGCACCAGGTCGTCTCGATGTGGCTCGGTGCGGGCAACATCGAAGAGGTCGCGGTCGAGGACGTCGCGAGGTTCGAGCGCGAGTTCATCGAGACGGTCGGTCGCGACCACTCCGGGGTCTACGCGCAGATCGTCGAGACCGGCGAGCTCGACGACGACGGCTTCACCATCCTCGAGAGCGCGCTCGCCGAGTTCAAGAAGCAGTTCCAGACCTCGAGCGGCGAGATCCTCGTCAAGGACGAGCCGGTCGAGTCGCTGGAGGAGGAGGACGTCGACCAGGAGAAGATCACCGTCCGCCGCAGGTCGGGTAAGTAGGCGTCATGGCCGAGACCTTCCAGACGTACCGTCGCCGGATCCGTTCGGTGAAGTCGACGGCGAAGATCACCCGGGCGATGGAGCTCGTCGCCGCGTCGCGCATCGTCAAGGCCAGGCAGCGCGTCGCCGCGTCGAACCCGTACGCCAAGGAGATCACTGCGGCGGTGTCGTCCGCGGCCAGCAACGCCACGGTCGACCACCCGCTGCTGACCGAGGCCGACAACCCCACCCGGGCGGCGATGCTGCTCGTCACGGCCGACCGCGGGTACGCCGGCGCGTACTCGTCCAACGTCCTCAGGGAGGGCGAGGGACTCATCGGCCTGCTCGGCGAGCAGAGCAAGACCGTCATCCCGTACCTCACGGGGACGAAGGGCATCAACTGGTACCGCTTCCGCGACCGCGAGTTCGCCGAGTCGTGGAACGGGTTCGCCGAGCAGCCCGCGTACGAGGACGCGCGCAAGGTCGGGCAGACCCTGATCGACGCGTTCCTCACGCCGACCGACGAGGGCGGCGTCGACGAGATCCACATCGTCTACACCGAGTTCGTGTCGATGCTGACCCAGCGGCCCGCGGTGCGGCGCCTCCTCCCGCTCGAGGTCGAGGAGTCCGACGAGGAGCCGCAGGCAGGCGCCTTCCCGCTGTACGAGTTCGAGCCGTCCCCCGAGCAGGTGCTCGAGGAGCTGCTCCCGCGCTACATCAACAGTCGCATCTACAACGCGATGCTGCAGGCCGCGGCGTCGGAGCAGGCGGCCAGGCAGCGGGCGATGAAGTCCGCGACGGACAACGCCAACGAGCTGGTGCAGAAGTACA
The sequence above is a segment of the Streptosporangiales bacterium genome. Coding sequences within it:
- a CDS encoding F0F1 ATP synthase subunit alpha produces the protein MAELTIRPEEIRDALQRFVQSYEPEAASREEVGTVIFCGDGIARVEGLPSAMANELLEFEDGTRGLALDLDVRDIGVIVLGEYGGIEEGQQVRRTGEVLSVPVGDAYLGRVVDALGKPLDGKGDVETDQTRVLELQAPTVVQRQPVKEPLQTGIKAIDSMIPIGRGQRELIIGDRQTGKTAVAIDAILNQKANWETGDPAKQVRCIYVAIGQKGSTIAQVRTTLEENGALEYTTIVAAPASDPAGYKYIAPYTGSSIGQHWMYEGKHVLIIFDDLTKQAEAYRAVSLLLRRPPGREAYPGDVFYLHSRLLERCAKLSDELGAGSMTGLPIIETKANDISAYIPTNVISITDGQLFLQSDLFNQGQRPAIDVGNSVSRVGGSAQVKAMRKVSGRLKIDLAQFRELEAFAQFGSGLDAASMAQLARGERQMELLKQPQYTPYPVEHQVVSMWLGAGNIEEVAVEDVARFEREFIETVGRDHSGVYAQIVETGELDDDGFTILESALAEFKKQFQTSSGEILVKDEPVESLEEEDVDQEKITVRRRSGK
- a CDS encoding F0F1 ATP synthase subunit gamma yields the protein MAETFQTYRRRIRSVKSTAKITRAMELVAASRIVKARQRVAASNPYAKEITAAVSSAASNATVDHPLLTEADNPTRAAMLLVTADRGYAGAYSSNVLREGEGLIGLLGEQSKTVIPYLTGTKGINWYRFRDREFAESWNGFAEQPAYEDARKVGQTLIDAFLTPTDEGGVDEIHIVYTEFVSMLTQRPAVRRLLPLEVEESDEEPQAGAFPLYEFEPSPEQVLEELLPRYINSRIYNAMLQAAASEQAARQRAMKSATDNANELVQKYTRLQNQARQAQITQEISEIVGGANALADATAGE